One part of the Sphingobacterium sp. LZ7M1 genome encodes these proteins:
- a CDS encoding ATP-binding protein: MKPLLLLTGLLLLVSCKNQITSTQESEKNPYYEQAYDFLDKNEFDSAFVYFEKAKSLFLERDDSVGVAESLINMAVTQSDFGDYYGSQETSTKAIEYLNLNDTAQYGLLGMVYNNLSNVYTSLKDTEKSIEANQLAIRYAANPANKKVYENNLASTYIANREYQKAIEILKKLLSNTDSNSIDYARFLTNYARAKSHVDTNYRFLPVLRKAMLIRQKKKDPWGLNSSYSHMANYYKERNKDSALYYSKQQYEAAKAIKNPDAQMDALQRMLELSVLERNQPILERYHKIQDSVEIARMTAKNQFALIRYEVEKSKTNNLKLSNEVAEKQYRLNLMRVFIVGLLIVAALTSFYFLNWHKRRKQRMELEAENRVKESQLKTSRKVHDVVANGIYRVMAELENRDDINREELLDRLEILYDKSRDISYEVEDLGMDDIQFHLTISELLKSFSNEDRTILIAGNEEAIWEKFNALQKDNLEQVLQELLVNMQKHSKAQEVIVRFDYDGNNLHVHYKDDGIGLSDSLKYGNGFKNTENRINLLKGTLTFEKNNNRGLGIHISIPIQK; encoded by the coding sequence GTGAAACCATTATTACTCTTGACCGGGCTACTGCTTTTAGTATCCTGTAAAAACCAAATTACATCTACTCAAGAATCAGAGAAGAATCCGTATTACGAACAGGCATACGATTTCTTGGACAAAAATGAGTTTGATAGTGCATTTGTCTATTTTGAGAAAGCAAAATCTCTGTTCTTGGAAAGGGATGATAGTGTCGGTGTGGCCGAAAGCTTGATCAATATGGCCGTGACCCAATCTGATTTTGGTGATTATTATGGTTCCCAGGAAACCTCCACCAAGGCCATTGAATATCTGAACCTGAACGATACCGCTCAATACGGCTTGTTGGGAATGGTCTACAACAATTTAAGTAATGTCTATACTTCCCTAAAGGATACTGAAAAATCAATTGAAGCCAATCAATTAGCCATACGGTATGCCGCAAACCCTGCCAATAAAAAGGTTTACGAAAATAACTTGGCTTCCACTTATATAGCGAATAGAGAATATCAAAAAGCCATTGAAATCTTAAAAAAACTACTATCCAATACAGATTCAAATTCCATTGATTATGCACGATTCTTAACGAATTATGCCAGGGCAAAAAGCCATGTCGATACGAATTACAGGTTTTTGCCCGTATTGAGGAAGGCCATGCTGATCCGTCAGAAGAAGAAAGACCCTTGGGGGCTCAATTCGAGTTATTCCCATATGGCGAACTATTATAAGGAGAGGAACAAGGATTCAGCGCTGTATTATTCCAAGCAGCAATATGAGGCGGCTAAGGCTATCAAAAATCCAGATGCCCAAATGGATGCCCTGCAGCGCATGTTGGAACTTTCTGTTCTAGAAAGAAACCAACCTATACTAGAAAGGTACCATAAGATACAGGACAGCGTCGAAATTGCACGGATGACTGCAAAAAATCAATTTGCATTAATCCGCTACGAGGTGGAAAAGAGTAAAACCAACAACCTGAAGCTTAGCAATGAAGTTGCTGAAAAGCAATATAGATTGAACCTGATGCGGGTATTCATCGTCGGTCTGTTGATTGTGGCTGCACTGACTTCATTCTATTTCTTGAATTGGCATAAAAGAAGGAAACAGCGAATGGAATTGGAAGCTGAAAATAGGGTGAAGGAAAGTCAACTGAAAACTTCCAGAAAAGTCCATGATGTCGTTGCGAATGGGATTTACAGGGTAATGGCTGAATTAGAGAATCGAGATGATATCAACCGAGAGGAGCTATTGGACCGGTTGGAAATCCTATATGATAAGTCTAGGGATATATCCTACGAAGTTGAAGACCTCGGGATGGATGATATTCAGTTCCATCTGACCATCTCCGAATTACTGAAGTCATTTTCAAATGAGGACCGTACCATCCTGATTGCAGGGAACGAGGAAGCTATTTGGGAAAAATTCAATGCCCTTCAAAAGGACAACCTAGAGCAGGTCTTGCAGGAGCTGCTAGTCAATATGCAGAAGCATAGTAAAGCGCAGGAAGTCATCGTCCGATTTGATTACGATGGTAATAACCTTCATGTTCATTATAAAGATGATGGCATTGGACTTTCGGATTCCTTAAAATATGGCAATGGATTTAAGAATACGGAAAACCGTATAAATCTATTGAAAGGGACCCTTACTTTTGAGAAAAATAATAATAGAGGTTTAGGAATTCACATTTCCATCCCTATTCAAAAATAG
- a CDS encoding response regulator transcription factor, translating into MFKKVLIAEDHEVANLSVHKTVQEMGVTDTKYVYYCDDALSWIKKAVREGEPYDLLITDLVFEDDIVPQKISHGKDLIKAAKEVQPDLKVIVFSSIDRISLIEDLFRNYQIDAYVRKARHDGQHFREALKAVASNKIYQSPDIRLALRSKNSHEFTNMDIQIISSLSQGVLQKNIPQILQEKNIKPSGLSSIEKRLNLMKEVLGFTKNEQLVLYCKDKGLI; encoded by the coding sequence ATGTTTAAAAAAGTATTGATTGCTGAAGATCATGAGGTGGCCAACCTTTCTGTCCATAAGACGGTACAGGAAATGGGAGTCACGGATACCAAATATGTCTATTACTGCGATGATGCCCTCAGTTGGATCAAAAAAGCAGTTCGCGAGGGAGAGCCGTATGACCTCCTGATTACCGACTTGGTTTTCGAAGATGATATCGTCCCGCAAAAGATTTCCCATGGTAAGGACTTGATAAAAGCCGCAAAAGAAGTACAACCAGATCTGAAGGTGATTGTATTTTCTTCCATTGATCGGATCAGCTTGATTGAGGATCTCTTTAGAAATTATCAGATCGATGCCTATGTCAGGAAGGCAAGGCATGATGGGCAACATTTTAGAGAAGCGCTGAAAGCGGTTGCCAGCAACAAAATTTATCAATCACCCGATATCCGCTTGGCCCTAAGGTCAAAGAATTCACATGAATTTACCAATATGGATATCCAGATTATCTCATCCCTATCCCAAGGAGTCCTTCAAAAGAACATCCCTCAAATCTTGCAGGAAAAGAATATCAAACCTTCGGGATTGAGTAGTATCGAGAAAAGACTGAACCTGATGAAAGAGGTATTAGGCTTTACCAAGAATGAACAACTGGTATTGTATTGCAAGGATAAGGGATTAATATAA
- a CDS encoding response regulator transcription factor, with protein MITLDAQLFEISHGLNMGNFSIPDLGDILPASLMIHDLNGNSPNGCSYMNHWGTSYLGVYPEEIPAMGMDYYDHFFVKEEIFSFFVGLQQYIINGEADKTYNFFQRVKRYADQQYQWCFTSCKLAKIQTETKLILISAPIDGLDHIIQRVNKTLDQNEYVHAHYKKYAQLTKREKEIIRMLANGFSTSEISDQLFLSSHTVSTHRKNICKKLENKSFAELLKFAVNFDLT; from the coding sequence ATGATTACCCTTGATGCCCAATTATTTGAAATCTCACATGGTCTTAATATGGGGAATTTCAGCATTCCTGACTTAGGCGATATCTTACCGGCAAGCCTCATGATCCATGATTTGAACGGAAATTCACCTAATGGCTGCAGTTATATGAACCATTGGGGGACCAGTTATTTAGGGGTATATCCTGAAGAGATCCCTGCCATGGGGATGGATTATTACGACCATTTCTTTGTTAAAGAGGAAATATTCAGCTTTTTTGTTGGTTTACAGCAGTATATCATCAATGGGGAGGCTGATAAAACATACAATTTTTTCCAAAGGGTAAAAAGGTATGCCGATCAACAGTATCAATGGTGTTTTACCAGTTGTAAACTTGCTAAAATTCAAACCGAGACTAAGTTGATCTTGATATCTGCTCCTATTGATGGATTAGACCATATCATCCAACGGGTCAATAAGACTTTGGATCAAAACGAATATGTGCATGCCCATTATAAAAAATATGCGCAACTGACCAAAAGGGAAAAAGAGATTATTCGAATGCTGGCAAATGGCTTCTCAACATCAGAAATATCAGACCAACTCTTTCTATCCTCCCATACCGTATCCACACACCGAAAAAACATTTGCAAGAAACTGGAAAATAAATCCTTTGCTGAATTATTGAAGTTTGCCGTAAATTTTGATTTGACTTAG
- a CDS encoding SMP-30/gluconolactonase/LRE family protein, whose product MTKKSAIENETISGFTAIYQNQENMALKRIYNEALKLGEGPVWDYRIQKLFFVDIMDKKLYIYDYQTKSFEEHVFNEYVSCLALTPDLDIILISLESGLYELEWKTGRKTFITQPEHRSNYRYNDGAVSPWGTWLIGSMNNLNNGDNGPLLPDATLYELKQDNAKPLLDGVIISNGIVFEDTFIYFIDSELNSVRRFKYNDGKLEDETLVFQYDGTGSLDGMCLSRSQKLYIANWGANRIIIFDLARLKVIDYIPLPSKNPTSCTFGGPNMDELFISSSAHEDDQPDAAGLYCLKIDDDAAVEFILNH is encoded by the coding sequence ATGACCAAGAAATCCGCAATTGAAAATGAAACAATTTCAGGATTTACAGCAATTTACCAAAACCAGGAAAATATGGCCCTGAAAAGAATTTATAACGAAGCTTTAAAATTAGGCGAAGGACCGGTTTGGGATTATAGGATCCAGAAACTTTTCTTTGTGGACATCATGGACAAAAAACTATACATCTATGATTACCAAACAAAGAGTTTTGAGGAGCATGTTTTCAACGAATATGTGAGTTGTTTGGCATTGACCCCTGACTTGGACATAATCTTAATCTCTCTTGAAAGCGGTCTGTATGAATTGGAATGGAAAACAGGGAGAAAGACTTTCATCACACAGCCTGAGCATAGGTCAAATTACCGATATAATGATGGTGCAGTTAGCCCTTGGGGAACTTGGTTAATCGGCAGCATGAACAACCTCAATAATGGTGATAACGGTCCATTGCTACCTGACGCAACCTTATATGAACTGAAGCAGGACAATGCAAAGCCACTATTGGATGGAGTCATTATTTCAAATGGGATTGTCTTTGAGGACACTTTTATCTATTTCATCGATTCTGAATTAAACTCGGTCAGACGATTCAAATACAATGATGGAAAATTGGAGGATGAAACCCTGGTCTTTCAGTATGATGGAACAGGTTCATTGGACGGAATGTGCCTCTCCAGGAGCCAAAAACTCTACATAGCAAATTGGGGCGCAAACCGGATCATCATATTTGATCTTGCAAGGTTAAAGGTCATCGATTATATCCCGTTGCCTTCCAAAAATCCAACTTCCTGCACTTTTGGAGGGCCAAATATGGATGAATTATTTATCAGCAGTTCTGCGCATGAAGATGACCAACCCGATGCTGCTGGCTTATATTGCTTAAAAATTGATGACGACGCTGCTGTGGAATTCATATTGAACCACTAA
- a CDS encoding HpcH/HpaI aldolase/citrate lyase family protein, with protein sequence MRFLEKLEAGQTVIGPFSKTSDPSMIEAMGYAGFDFIIIDLEHGPNSILNAQNLVRAAQITGAFPIIRVPENAASAIGKALDIGALGIQVPQISNAEQAKLAVEYAKFGPIGMRGVCRFVRAAEFSNKDRFEYFSEANKNYLILQLEGEEAIRNIEEIIQVEHVNIIFLGPYDLSQALGVPGQINHPTVIEKIEYIVSLCKENSKKTGIFADNLTDARKWRDLGIDYISYAVDVGIIQEASKSIITEFLK encoded by the coding sequence ATGAGATTTTTAGAGAAACTGGAAGCTGGTCAGACGGTTATCGGGCCATTTTCAAAAACTTCAGATCCTTCCATGATTGAAGCCATGGGATATGCAGGCTTTGACTTTATCATCATCGATTTGGAACATGGTCCTAATAGCATTTTAAATGCGCAGAACCTCGTGAGGGCAGCGCAGATCACAGGAGCCTTTCCTATCATCCGAGTTCCCGAAAATGCGGCATCGGCTATCGGAAAAGCTTTGGATATCGGTGCCTTGGGGATACAAGTCCCTCAGATCAGTAATGCCGAACAGGCAAAATTGGCTGTTGAGTATGCTAAATTTGGCCCCATAGGTATGCGCGGTGTTTGTAGGTTTGTCCGTGCTGCAGAGTTCTCAAACAAAGATAGGTTTGAATATTTTTCAGAGGCCAATAAGAATTACCTGATCTTGCAATTGGAAGGAGAAGAGGCTATCAGGAATATTGAGGAAATCATTCAGGTGGAACATGTCAACATTATCTTTCTGGGACCTTATGATCTATCCCAAGCCTTAGGAGTGCCAGGACAGATTAATCATCCTACCGTTATAGAGAAAATAGAATATATCGTCTCGCTCTGCAAAGAAAACTCGAAAAAAACCGGAATTTTTGCGGATAATCTTACGGACGCCAGAAAATGGAGGGACTTAGGGATTGATTACATTTCATATGCAGTTGATGTAGGGATCATACAAGAAGCTTCGAAGTCCATAATCACTGAATTCCTAAAATAG